Part of the Paeniglutamicibacter sulfureus genome, TAAGACGAAATCCAAGCAGGTAAGCTATGGGCCGAAGCTAAAATATCGCGTTGAGTACTTCCGCCAATGTGAGCCTGCATTGATGCAAGCTTTGGGGTGCGATGCGAACCCGGATCCCCCGTGTACTGATGGGAGCTACCCATTACTCAGATTCATCTATGCCGTAAATGGTCCACGCAAAGGGCAGCTGGTGGGAACGGATTCCTACTGTAGCCGAGAGCCAAACATTGAGATACCAGGCGCCGAATTAGATATCGCAAAGGTCACTCCAGAGCGATTTCGAGAATTACCAATCCTTGCATCGACGATCATCAGTCAGCCGAAGAGCTTTTCCCTGCGTAATGGCCACGCCCACATGTATGCGGAGTCAAAAACCCAGAGCTTCGCTGTGGCAATATTTGACCAGAACGTGCGAATCAGAGCAATCCCAATTTCCTACGGTTGGTCCTACGGAGATGGGATATCACGGCGGCTAAGCTTTCCCGGCGTCGCCGTCGCTCAGCGCGGCTTTGATGAGCCGACCACCACTAGCCATGTTTATAGGGAAACGGGAGACTTTGGAGTGGGACTTAGCACCCGGTTCCGCGGCGAATACTCGACCGAAGGGGGTCCATGGACTCCGATCCCCGGTGTCGCAAACGTACCCAGTGCACCACTGACGATGAGCGTTTGGCGGACGAAAAAGATTCTTGTCGCGGAGAACTGCAACGACGGTTCCACCGCACCGGGCTGTGGTTCCCTCTTCGATGACTAGCCGCCAGACAGACAACCCCCAGCAAACTCCGTCTCTCCATCTCTGTGGCTGTACCTGATCGCTAGAAGTATGGTCAGTGGTAACCCGAGAATGCTGACCCTAGCGCAAGCAGGAGACGTTTAATGTGTCCCTAGGGGCGAAATTCCGGGCAGCTCAAACCATCACGCACATTGAATTTTGTATCCGCACACGAATGTTAACGGGAGTAAGTGGGGAGTCTGCCAGTGATCCTGACAGACTCCCCGCACTTGAACTAGCTGGAAACGCAGCTGGTCCTTGGACCGACGTTGTCTCCCGCTGCCCTAAACCATGCCTCGACCCTCAGCGCGCGCCTGGCGCCATTCCCGGTAGAACGCCCGCACGATGACGAAAAGCGTTCCGCCAACGACCAGGGGCCAGATCAAGACATATACGGTCAACCAAAAAAAACTCATGACAGTCTCCTCTTTCCTTGCCTCTACTTCGAAGTGGTTAGGTGGTCGGAATCGTTCGTGATCGTCTCGACGGGGTCGAAGTCACCGACACGGTCCTTGATGGTGCTGAAGTCGAACTCCTGCTTGGAACGCACCGACATGAGGTAGCAGACAACCGTCGAGACCGAATAGGCGACCAGCGAGCCGCTGAGCACGGCGTATTCGTGCAGGACACCGAAGGCAAACGGCGCGACGATGACGATTGCTGCGATACCAATGATCCGGGCAATTTTCAGCCCGAAGAATCCGAAACTCATCAGTCCCAGGACCACGCCAACTCCGACGATGGAAACGACGTCCACGACGTAGCCGGTCAGACCGGACATCGAGATCCATTCGAAGCGCACCGGCAGGAAAATGGCCAGGGCAGTCAGTGAGGAGACGGTGAAGGCCATGTTGGTGACCTTCTTCCAGTAGAAGCTCGCAATGACCGGGAACACCAGCGCACCCCACAGCGCGCCGACGAAGACCAAGAGATCAAGGATGTTCATCTTCCCGCTCGCAAAGAATAAGCCGGCTGCGGTGGCCAGAATCATCGTTATCCGGCCGACCAGCAGCATCGTCTTCGGATTGGCCTTCTTCTTGCCAACGGACTGGCCGTAGATGTCGGCCATTGCGATTGACGAAAGAGCAGCCAGGTCGGAATCAGCCGTGGAGGAAAGCGATCCCAGGATCATGATGAAGAAAACACACAACAGGACCGGGCCAAGGTAGGTAACGGCCATCTGCGGAATAAGGTTGTTGGTGTCCCCGTCAATCGGGGTGACGCCTGCGTACAGGGCGATGACACCGAGCATGCCGAATCCGATAATGGTTGCACCGTAGCCAATCGTCGCCGTGATGAAGGTCGGCTTGATCAGGTCTTCACGAACTGCGAAGAGACGCTGGGCGATCGTCTGGTTACCGATAGCGTACGCCAACACGGCCGCGATGTACGGCGCACCCTGGTTCATGAACGCATCGGAAGAGAAGAAGTCGCTCTGCTGAGCCGTGAGGTTTGAGGCGCCTGTTTCAAAGAGACCCGGGCCTCCGGCGGCGAAGAAGATCACCGGAATAATGATCACCACGGCACCGAGCATCGCCACGACTTGGGCAAAATCGGTGAGCACCGATGCCCTGAACCCGGACCACAGGGTGTAAAGCAGGATCCCTGCAGCCACCGCGATGATGCCCTGGCGGAAACTAAAGGGAGAGAGCAACGCGATGAGTGCGCCACCGGCAATGAAGTTGGAGGTCAGCGAAATGACGCTACCGAGGATGTTGGATCCGGCCAGCATGAGTTGGCTGGAACGACCATGGCGGGCATACATGACCTCGGCAAGGGTGTGTGCCTTTGGCGCTACCGCACGGATCCTCCGGCCGAAGGGGTAGATGAATAGAATCATCAATGCTCCCCAAAGACCGTAGTGAATCGGCCCGGAAATGCCATAGGTATAGCCCGATGTCGCGGAGGCGTACATCGAGGATGCCCAGATCCATGTGGCGGTCATGCTCGCCGCGGAAACGCCGAAACCAATTTTGTTTCCGGCTGTCATATAACCGTCGGCGTTTTCTTTCTTTTTGCCAATCATAAGGGACATAACAAATGTCCCCCCGTAAAACAGCACCAACAACCCCAGGACAACCCATCCTGCGAGAAGCTGATAATCCCCGTTTTCGAGATCCATATCCATCCTCTCTTCGTAGGAATGCCGCCGGCAACAATTCCTAAATTGCGCGCTGGCCTACAAGGCACAATTAATCGAATTCGCATACACGAATCGAGCAGACATCCGGCGTGGACGCATTCTGAGCGCGCATAACCACCCGGTCTTCATGCCGGATACTTGGACATCGGACTATGGTCGCAGGGAGGTGTTCCTCACCAGTGCACGACACCGATTTACATCCAAATGACGGCTAAGTTCATACCGTCGTGGTTGCGAGTTGCTTCGTGAAACGTTGGAACTAGGCTCAACAAAAACATTTCAAACTGTGAAGCAACTACAACGATAGTAGCAGGTGTCCGGGGAAGCCCACCCCGGAGGACGATTACGGACCGATTCCAACTCCGCAATATCCGTGCGTTCACTCGAGCCGTTACGACCATCAGCCGAATTATGAATAGTGGAACTCGTAATGTCTTTGCGACTGGATGACCACTTACCGAATAGCTATTGTCCATCCGCCAAGCTCAAAACTAATCAACACCGCAGAACGAGAAAAAGTACGCGTCTGACCACCACATCGGCAGCTCAGGAAATCCCTCACCGGGGATCAAAAAGGCGCACCGCCAGCGTCCCCTCCGGAACGGCAGCGGTGCGCATGATGGGGATGGCTAGAACAGATCGGGCATTCCGACCGGTGCGGAGCCGGTCCCGGCTTCCAGAATCCGCTGCAGCATCTCGGGGCTGGTGGTGTTTTCGCCCAGTCGGTTCGGTTTGCCGGTGCCGTGGTAGTCCGAAGACCCGGTGACGATCAAGTCGTGTTCCAGCGCAAGCGCACGCAGGTATTTGCGCCCCTCTTCGGGGTTGTCCCGGTGCTCGATTTCCAGGCCCAACAAACCAGCCTCGATCATCTGCTCGAAGGTCTCCTCCCCCACCACCCGGCCGCGAGCGGAGGCAACCGGGTGCGCAAAGACCGGCACCCCACCGGCATCGCGCACCAGTTTGACCGCGGTCACCGGATCCATGGCGTAGTGGCCCACGTAGTAGCGCGACCGGGCTGTCAGCACCTCAGCGAACGCCTCGGTACGGGTGCGGACCACACCGGCCGTAACCAGTGCATCGGCAATGTGGGGTCGGCCTATCGTCCCGCCGGGGATCGAGTGGCGGGCGATCAGGTCCCAATCCACCGGATAATCCTCGGCGAGCAACTCCACCATTCGCCGCGCACGGGTAATGCGCGCGTCGCGGGCCTTTTCGATTTCCTCGATCAGTCCCGCATGCGCGGGGTCGTGCAAGTAGCAGAGCAGGTGGACGCTGACGCCGGCCTCGGTCTTGCAGGAGATCTCCATGCCCGGGACCAACCCCACGCCGATTTCAAGTGCGGCTTCCCCGGCCGCTGCCCACCCCGACGTCTGGTCGTGGTCGGTCAGCGCCAGCACGTCAAGGCCGGCGGCCTTGGCCGCGGCCACCAATTCGGCGGGGTGCTCCGTCCCGTCGGAAACATGTGAATGAGCATGAAGGTCGATCCGCATGTCTTTCAGGGTAGCCCCTTGGCAGGACAGCGTCGGCAGTGCCCCACGGTGTTCTTCCGACAACGAACACCCGATGCCGCCCGGCACCTCGATGGGCAGCGGCCGTCCACCGCGAAAGCGTGCGGTTCGCGCCAGCAACACAACCAGTCCCCGGCACCGGCACCTCGTTGTTCTCCGGGCGTCTTGGCGTAAGTGTCCGGCCTTTGAGACGATTGGACAATGAGCACTGATGCAACCACCACCACCGGCAGCGACCAGCCCCTCGAAGAGCGCGTGAACAACCGTTCCCAGCGCCCCAACTCCGAGGCATTCAAGAAGTTCATGGCCTCATCATGGGCCCCCGAAAACTCCACGCTTCCGGGCGCGGATAAGGTCGCTCCGTATGCGGCCGCCCGCCGCGCAGCGATCTCGGCCAAGTTCCCCGGCGAACGCCTGGTCATTCCCGCCGGGCCGCACAAGGTCAGGTCCAATGACACCGACTACCGCTTCCGTCCGCATTCAGGCTTCGCCCACCTCACCGGGCTGGGCCTTGACCACGAGCCGGAAGCCGTCCTGGTGCTGGAACCCACCGAGACGGGCGCGGGCGACAACGGCTCGAACCACGTTTCCACGCTCTACTTCTCCCCGATGGCGGGGCGCGATTCGGAGGAGTTCTACTCCAACGCCCGCACCGGCGAGTTCTGGATCGGACCCCGCCCTACCCTGCCGCTGCTGCAGGCGCGCCTGGGTCTGCCAACCGCGGACCTGACCGGCCTCGAGGTTGCCATTACCAAGGACGCCGGCGTCGTGGAATTCGGCGGCATGCGCATCCGCCTGCTGCGCGAGGTGGACATGAACTGCGACGCGCTCGTCGACACCTCCCGCATCAACACCGGAGTGGACCTGGAAGTCTCTGACTCCCTCGACGGCGAACTCTCCGAGGCACTGAGCGAGATCCGCCTGGTCAAGGACGAGTGGGAAATCGCTGAAATGAAGAAGTCGGTGGCAGCCACGGTCAACGGCTTCCACGACGTCGTCCGCTCGCTGGACCGCGCCATGGGCCACGAACGCGGCGAGCGCGTGGTCGAGGGTGCGTTCTTCGCCCGGGCCCGCGAGGAGGGCAACGACCTGGGGTACGACACCATCGCCGCCGCGGGAAACAACGCCACGGTGCTGCACTGGATCAACAACAACGGCGCCGTCAACGACGGGGACCTGCTGCTGCTGGATGCCGGCGTCGAGGCCGAGTCGCTGTACACCGCCGATGTGACCCGCACCCTGCCGGTCAACGGCAGCTACACCGAGGTGCAGCGCAAGATCTACCAGGCGGTGCTCGACGCCGCCGACGCCGCATTCGCCGTGGCCAAGCCGGGCACCCGTTTCCGCGACCTGCACACTGCCGCAGTGACGGTGCTGGCGCAGAACCTCGACGCCTGGGGCCTGCTGCCGGTGACGCTCGAGGAGGCGCTCTCCCCCGAGGGCCAGCAACACCGCCGCTGGATGCCCCACGGCACCAGCCACCACCTGGGCCTGGACGTGCACGACTGCGCACAGGCCAAGGCCGAGCTATACCTGGACGGAATCCTCGAGGAGGGCATGGTCTTCACCATCGAGCCCGGCCTGTACTTCAAGAACGAGGACCTGGCCGTGCCGGAGGAATACCGCGGCATCGGCGTGCGCATCGAGGACGATGTGCTCATCACCGCCGACGGCTGCGTGAACCTCTCCGCGGCACTGCCGCGCACCCCGGCCGAGGTCGAGGAATGGATGGCACAGGTCCGGAAGGGCTGATCTGGCCAACCTGTCACATAACGCGAAGGCGGCCCTCATCCTCGTTGGATTGAAGGCCGCCTTCGCGTTTCGTGCTTGTTGGGCTTGCCGCCCGGGTCCGTGCCCCGGGTGCGGGGCCGCCGGCTAGAGGTGCTTGCCCTAGAGATGCTTGCCGTGTTCCGGGTGTTTCGCATCCTCCGGCGTGGATTCCCCGCTTGCACTACCGGCACCGGTTTCGCGATCCGCGTCCCCGGTGACATCTGTCGATTCGGTTTCCTCGGCAGCGGGCGCGGCTGCCGGCGTGTCGGCTGCAGGCGCCGCCGGGGCCTCGGCCACCGGGGCCACCGGGGCCGCGGCCGGCGGCTGGTTGTCCTGGATCCGGATGCCGAATTGCGGGCGCCCGTCGGGCAAGTCCGAGTAGCTGCCCGACGTCGGGGCGCTGGCGCCCGGCTCAGCGGGCGCCGCGGGAGCTCCGGCCTGGACCGGGGGCTGGACCTGGGGCTGCGGCTGCGCCGGCGGGGTGTGCGCGCCCACGCCGTTGTCCGCAGCCATGCGGCTCATGGGCAGGTTGGCCGCCATGGCACGGGCAGCATGTGCGTGCGAGAAAGCCACCACCACGTCGTAGCTGGTGGCCAGCACCTGGGACTGCGAGGCGAAGTCGCGCTTGCCGCGCCGGAACGAGTAGCTCACCACGCCCACCAGCATCCAGATGGCCATGCCGATGCCCACCGAGGACAGGATCTGCGCCAGCGCGTTGGACCCCGGGCTGAAGATCGTCAGCACCAGCCCCACGAAGACGCCGAACATCGCGCCCTGGGCGGCGCCGGCGGCGGCAACCTTCGGGTAGCTGAGCTTCGCGGTGACCCGCTCCACCGACTTGAGGTCATTGCCCACGATGGTGAGGTTGGCGACGGGGAAGTCGTGGTCGGCCAGGTAGTCAACCACCTTCTGCGCATCCAGGTACGTGCTGTAGCGGCCCAAGAGCTCGCCGCGCGGCAAGCCGGGCAGGTTCGGGTTGGACGGGGATGCACCAAGTGGGGATGACATATATCCATTGTGCATGCTGCCGCACCCGAACACCTGGCTTGATCGCTGAAGGTGAAAGCGATGCCGCCCACAACCGCGGTTTCACCACGTCGCGCTCAACACATGCACCAAACCGCCAAAGGGTGCACGTCAGGCAGTAGCCTAGAGAGCGTGAGCAGCAATTCTACGAAGGTCTTCATCGCACGCCTGCTGGGCCTGGACGTCTTCGACCCGCTGGGCGACCGCTTGGGCCGGTTGCGCGACGTCGTGGTCGTTTCCCGCCTGGCCACCAAGCCCGCCCAGTGCGTCGGCGTGGTCGTCGAGGTGCCCGGCAAACGACGCGTCTTCGTGCCCATGACCCGCATCCAGGCCATGGAGTCGGGGCAGATCATCTGTTCCGGCCTGGTGAACATGCGCCGCTTCCAGCAGCGCGGCGCGGAGATCCTGGTGGCTGCGGAGCTCTTCGACAGGCGCGTGGTGTTCGCCGACGGCTCCGGCAACGCGGTGGTCGAGGACATCGGCCTGGCCCGGGAACGCAACGGCGACTGGATCATCTCCGACTACTACGTGCGCCGCGGAGACCCCGCCGGCGGTCTGCTGGGCCTGCGCCGGGCGCGCGGCGAGCGGCTGCTGGTGCCCTGGGACGCGATCGTGCACACCGCGCTGCACGAACCGCAGGCAGCCAGTACCTATGTCGCGGCCCACGACGAGATGAAGCCCGCCGACTTCGCCGACGCGCTGCACGAGATGAACCAAAAGCGCCGCGTCGAGGTCGCCTCCGAACTCCAGGACGAGCGGCTGGCCGACGTGCTGCAGGAGATGCCGGACGACGAACAGGTGCAGATCATTTCCGCCCTGGACATGGAACGCGCCGCCGACGTGCTGGAGGAAATGGACCCCGACGACGCCGCCGACCTGTTGGGCGAGCTCTCCGAGGACACCAAGCACGCACTGCTGGAATTGATGGAGCCCGAGGAGGCGCGCGACGTGCGCCGCCTGCTCGAGTACGCCGAGGGCACCGCCGGGTCGATGATGACCCCGGTCCCGGTGATCCTCTCCCCCGAGGCCACCGTCGCCGAGGCCCTGGCCTCGGTGCGCCGCGAGGAGCTGAGCCCCGCCCTGGCCTCCACCGTCTTCGTCACCCGGCCCCCGCTGGAGACGCC contains:
- a CDS encoding putative transporter small subunit, producing the protein MSFFWLTVYVLIWPLVVGGTLFVIVRAFYREWRQARAEGRGMV
- a CDS encoding sodium:solute symporter family protein; translation: MDLENGDYQLLAGWVVLGLLVLFYGGTFVMSLMIGKKKENADGYMTAGNKIGFGVSAASMTATWIWASSMYASATSGYTYGISGPIHYGLWGALMILFIYPFGRRIRAVAPKAHTLAEVMYARHGRSSQLMLAGSNILGSVISLTSNFIAGGALIALLSPFSFRQGIIAVAAGILLYTLWSGFRASVLTDFAQVVAMLGAVVIIIPVIFFAAGGPGLFETGASNLTAQQSDFFSSDAFMNQGAPYIAAVLAYAIGNQTIAQRLFAVREDLIKPTFITATIGYGATIIGFGMLGVIALYAGVTPIDGDTNNLIPQMAVTYLGPVLLCVFFIMILGSLSSTADSDLAALSSIAMADIYGQSVGKKKANPKTMLLVGRITMILATAAGLFFASGKMNILDLLVFVGALWGALVFPVIASFYWKKVTNMAFTVSSLTALAIFLPVRFEWISMSGLTGYVVDVVSIVGVGVVLGLMSFGFFGLKIARIIGIAAIVIVAPFAFGVLHEYAVLSGSLVAYSVSTVVCYLMSVRSKQEFDFSTIKDRVGDFDPVETITNDSDHLTTSK
- a CDS encoding PHP domain-containing protein; translated protein: MRIDLHAHSHVSDGTEHPAELVAAAKAAGLDVLALTDHDQTSGWAAAGEAALEIGVGLVPGMEISCKTEAGVSVHLLCYLHDPAHAGLIEEIEKARDARITRARRMVELLAEDYPVDWDLIARHSIPGGTIGRPHIADALVTAGVVRTRTEAFAEVLTARSRYYVGHYAMDPVTAVKLVRDAGGVPVFAHPVASARGRVVGEETFEQMIEAGLLGLEIEHRDNPEEGRKYLRALALEHDLIVTGSSDYHGTGKPNRLGENTTSPEMLQRILEAGTGSAPVGMPDLF
- a CDS encoding aminopeptidase P family protein, producing MSTDATTTTGSDQPLEERVNNRSQRPNSEAFKKFMASSWAPENSTLPGADKVAPYAAARRAAISAKFPGERLVIPAGPHKVRSNDTDYRFRPHSGFAHLTGLGLDHEPEAVLVLEPTETGAGDNGSNHVSTLYFSPMAGRDSEEFYSNARTGEFWIGPRPTLPLLQARLGLPTADLTGLEVAITKDAGVVEFGGMRIRLLREVDMNCDALVDTSRINTGVDLEVSDSLDGELSEALSEIRLVKDEWEIAEMKKSVAATVNGFHDVVRSLDRAMGHERGERVVEGAFFARAREEGNDLGYDTIAAAGNNATVLHWINNNGAVNDGDLLLLDAGVEAESLYTADVTRTLPVNGSYTEVQRKIYQAVLDAADAAFAVAKPGTRFRDLHTAAVTVLAQNLDAWGLLPVTLEEALSPEGQQHRRWMPHGTSHHLGLDVHDCAQAKAELYLDGILEEGMVFTIEPGLYFKNEDLAVPEEYRGIGVRIEDDVLITADGCVNLSAALPRTPAEVEEWMAQVRKG
- a CDS encoding general stress protein, with product MSSPLGASPSNPNLPGLPRGELLGRYSTYLDAQKVVDYLADHDFPVANLTIVGNDLKSVERVTAKLSYPKVAAAGAAQGAMFGVFVGLVLTIFSPGSNALAQILSSVGIGMAIWMLVGVVSYSFRRGKRDFASQSQVLATSYDVVVAFSHAHAARAMAANLPMSRMAADNGVGAHTPPAQPQPQVQPPVQAGAPAAPAEPGASAPTSGSYSDLPDGRPQFGIRIQDNQPPAAAPVAPVAEAPAAPAADTPAAAPAAEETESTDVTGDADRETGAGSASGESTPEDAKHPEHGKHL
- a CDS encoding magnesium transporter MgtE N-terminal domain-containing protein; the protein is MSSNSTKVFIARLLGLDVFDPLGDRLGRLRDVVVVSRLATKPAQCVGVVVEVPGKRRVFVPMTRIQAMESGQIICSGLVNMRRFQQRGAEILVAAELFDRRVVFADGSGNAVVEDIGLARERNGDWIISDYYVRRGDPAGGLLGLRRARGERLLVPWDAIVHTALHEPQAASTYVAAHDEMKPADFADALHEMNQKRRVEVASELQDERLADVLQEMPDDEQVQIISALDMERAADVLEEMDPDDAADLLGELSEDTKHALLELMEPEEARDVRRLLEYAEGTAGSMMTPVPVILSPEATVAEALASVRREELSPALASTVFVTRPPLETPTGRYLGAVHIQALLRTPPPESLGNILDSDVEPIDDQAGVADVARTLASYNLTSLAVVNDDGRLVGAVTVDDVLDHLLPDDWRTHDDHPDDAAPDAPAPSIGTDLPPLNGGSHG